A genome region from Clostridium sp. JN-9 includes the following:
- a CDS encoding FtsQ-type POTRA domain-containing protein — translation MDKSKNELIIKRRRKKRIKNSILLLLLLISILVTLCLKLDYFNINNIEVSGNRNIPKNEIIKLSSIENGNNIFYTNLKKARTNIKSNPYIQSVDIKRKLPSTLQINVVERDAYFYGMDPGGRYVVVDNEGVVLEIRKEINNMKLLKIQGFDFSKAKVSKTLPVDDERKIKLLGTFASLLKADKSGLTLSIIDISNLLDIKMYYGNICVKLGNSEDIENKVNKAVNIIIDNKLKDSKGYIDVSYQGNPVFYIEK, via the coding sequence ATGGATAAATCAAAAAATGAACTAATTATTAAAAGACGAAGGAAAAAAAGAATTAAAAATTCTATACTATTATTGTTATTATTGATAAGTATTTTAGTAACCTTGTGTTTAAAGCTTGATTACTTTAATATTAATAACATTGAAGTTTCTGGGAACAGAAATATCCCTAAAAATGAAATTATCAAACTTTCTTCAATTGAAAATGGAAATAATATTTTTTATACAAATTTGAAGAAGGCTCGTACAAATATTAAAAGCAATCCATATATACAAAGTGTAGACATAAAAAGAAAACTCCCATCTACGCTGCAGATTAATGTAGTGGAAAGAGATGCGTATTTTTATGGCATGGATCCAGGCGGAAGATATGTAGTAGTTGATAATGAAGGTGTAGTACTGGAAATCAGAAAAGAAATAAATAATATGAAGCTTCTTAAAATACAAGGATTTGATTTTTCCAAGGCTAAAGTTTCTAAAACACTTCCTGTGGATGATGAGAGGAAGATAAAACTTTTAGGTACATTTGCCAGCTTATTAAAAGCTGATAAGAGTGGATTAACCTTAAGTATAATAGATATTAGTAATTTATTGGATATAAAGATGTATTACGGAAATATATGTGTAAAGTTAGGAAACAGTGAAGATATAGAAAATAAAGTTAATAAGGCTGTTAATATTATTATAGACAATAAACTTAAAGATAGTAAAGGGTATATAGATGTAAGCTACCAAGGAAACCCTGTATTCTATATTGAAAAATAG